The following are encoded together in the Bacteroidota bacterium genome:
- the msrA gene encoding peptide-methionine (S)-S-oxide reductase MsrA, producing MKQPTIIFISVFTLIAFFSCNAMKQDPNKNNMETTIKTDTAVFATGCFWCTEAIFSELKGVISVTPGFAGGTTESPTYEQVCTGTTGHAECCRIIYAPDTITYDKLLEVFWKVHDPTSLNRQGEDVGTQYRSAIFYKSDKQKELAEKYKKELNASGAFDKQIVTEIVPLKVFWPSENYHQNYYNLNKSKPYCQVVIRPKLEKFEKVFKDALK from the coding sequence ATGAAACAACCGACTATCATTTTCATCTCCGTTTTCACGCTTATTGCATTTTTTTCGTGCAATGCTATGAAACAGGATCCAAACAAAAACAATATGGAAACAACTATTAAAACGGATACGGCCGTTTTTGCCACCGGATGTTTCTGGTGCACAGAAGCCATTTTCAGCGAGCTTAAAGGCGTAATCAGCGTTACACCCGGCTTTGCCGGCGGCACCACCGAGAGCCCTACTTACGAGCAGGTTTGCACCGGCACTACCGGGCATGCCGAATGCTGCAGGATTATTTACGCTCCCGACACGATTACTTACGACAAGCTCCTGGAAGTGTTCTGGAAAGTGCACGACCCCACCTCGCTCAACAGGCAGGGTGAAGATGTTGGCACCCAATACCGGAGTGCCATATTTTATAAAAGTGACAAGCAAAAAGAACTTGCAGAAAAATACAAAAAAGAATTGAATGCATCAGGCGCATTTGACAAGCAAATAGTGACCGAAATTGTGCCGTTAAAGGTATTCTGGCCCTCCGAAAATTATCATCAAAACTATTACAACCTCAACAAATCAAAACCTTATTGCCAGGTTGTGATACGACCAAAACTCGAAAAATTCGAAAAGGTTTTTAAAGATGCATTGAAGTAA